GGAACTTTAAATAGAGATCAGTTAGATCTGTGAGAGCTTTTATGGTATATCTAGTGCCTAATcagaattttcacaatttcacattaCATTCACAACTTTAAATTGTCTTCATAAAGCTTTCTCAAGACATTAACTTTAAATAGACATGAGTTGGAAGTTTGTGAGAGCTGGTATTGTATATTTAGAGACTGAGTAGCCAGACCTTTAGATAATTAATCGATATTCACAAAAATATCATTGCATTCACAACTTTAAATTATCTTCAAAAGGCTTCCCCAAGCTGTGACCATTGTGTATAGATGGTGTTGGAGTCTGTGAGAGGTTGTATATCTAGACTAGAGCCTTGTCTGAGTGGCCAGGAAAAATCTTCTTGTGAAAATTCAGGGGATAGCCCAAATGGGTTTCGAACTTATAAACCTGCAACTGTCAGTCCAGTAGTGCTGTCACCATAAAGCCTGAACTATGGTCTGCATAAAAATGGCAAAGGTTTTTAATACTGATACAAATGTGGAGCAAAAGCTAAACTGATACAAAAATGAGGTTAAAAAGGAGTCACTCTGCAGTGATCTGGACTCACACAGCTAGCTGTAGGGTAGTGGCAAAATGGTGCAGTGCTGTGTCATTGTTGGCAAAAGTATTGCTCCCTCAATTGCCAGCACTGTAGTTTAAAGCCTCTGCAGTCAACTGATGTGCTGCTGAGATTTAGTTTGTTTTTAGGGGCTAATGGTAATATTTGCTATTCATCGTGTTTCAGAGAGATAGACATGCTTCACAGCTACATTTATATTTTGTCTTTGCAGACTGTCCTCATtaccctccgtctctctccactGCTTATCCCCGCCCCTtacatctctctcttttcctctcaccCTATCTCTCATTCCCTTTCTTAACAGCTCAGACTTGGCTGGCTGACGCTGTCATTGATCCCTGCTGTCAGTGCTTTAAAAAAAGGTTTGCGTCACAGTCATTACCAGCTCTATAAAAGCTACAGTGATGCAGATTGCACTGTGTCGACCCAGCAACTCCATTAGAGTTAGAGCTGCCTGTTTCGCAAGTCATGAGTTCCATTGGTTACGACCCTTACTTTCCCTCCTCTTCCCACAAGAGGAGGGTGATGCTGCGCAGTGGAGAGTATGGAGGTAGTGCAGGAGGGATGGCATCCAGGTCGgtgtattccagccactctgccCCCCTCTCATACCATGGGTCATCCCGGCTGCATTACCCAACATACAATCGTAGCTCCTCCATGCTGCTGTCTGCCCCCAGGTCTGCTGCCACTGCTGAACTCGACATCAGCCAGGCAGTGCAGGTGAGCACTGAGTTCAAGGCCGTGCGGACGCAGGAGAAAGCCCAGCTGCAGGAGCTGAATGACCGCTTTGCCAGTTTCATTGAGCGCGTCCACGAGCTGGAGCAGCAGAACCAGGTTCTGGATGCTGAACTGCTGATCCTCAGGCAGAGGCATGGGGAGCCCTCCCACCTCAGGTCCCTGTATGAGCACGAGATCCGCCAGCTCCGTGCTGCTGTGGAGGAGGCCCGTGATGAGAAACAGGCTGCCCAGAACCATAGGGACCAGATGGAGGAGATGCTGCAGAGTCTGCAGGGCCGTTATGAAGAGGAGATAGTGAgcagggaagagatggaggggcaTCTGATGGATGCCAGGAAGGGGGCGGATGAGGCTGCTTTGGGCCGTGTTGAGCGGGAGAAGAGGACGGAGACGCTGCTGGATGAGTTGGCCTTCCTGAAACGTCTCCATGAGGGGGAGATAGCTGAGCTGCAGGCCCAGGTGCAGTACAATGCTCAGGTGTCAGTGGAGATGGAGGTGGCCAAGCCAGACCTGTCCGCAGCCCTCCGAGACATCCGCGTCCAGTATGAGAAACTGGCACATCGCAACCTCCAGTCAGCCGAGGAATGGTTCCGCAGTAAGGTGAGTGTGATGACAGAAGGCACTGCCCGCAACACAGACAACGTTCGCAATGCCAAAGAAGAGGCCGGGGAGTACCGCCGCCTGATCCAAACACGGAACCTGGAGATTGAAGCCTGCCGTGGGATGAACCAGTCCCTGGAGAATCAGCTACAGGAGGTGGAGGAGAAACAGAGTGCTGAGATCGCAGCCCTACAGGTCAGTGCCAGAGCAGCATGAATGAAAAGCATACGATTTCTAATTTTAAAAATGTACCCTTCTGAATATCTGCATTAGACCCTGCTGAGCCTAATCCTTCAGACAAATGCACACAATGTTCTACAGAAATGCGGAGTAATGCATCCTTTAAGTCAACAAAGTAAGTTTTGGACTGTAGATTACATGTACAAATAATTTGATAATGATGTGTATTGAAAACATGTCTACACTAGAAAATAGTGCCAAGTTTGTATAGCATTGTGTTAGAGTGCCTCCTTATTACTTAAAATGGTTTTATTTCAGAGATATTCCACAATAAATACTTTATTAATCCTGTTACAACATTAACATAATAAAGCATCTCTCCAAAACAGGAATCAATTGGCCAGCTGGAGGACGAATTGAGGACAACCAAGAATGAAATGGCTCGGTACCTGAAGGATTATCAAGACCTCTTGAACGTTAAGATGGCTCTGGATATCGAGATCGCAGCTTACAGGTCTGTGGCTCATAAAATTAGATCAGCAGGTTTGGTGCCGTCTTTCGTTCTCTACATATCTACCCTATGTATCTATTCTCTTTCCAGGAAGCTGCTTGAAGGGGAGGAGAATCGCTTCAGTGCAGTAGGACCAGGGGCAATGTCCAGTGTCTACTCCCAAAGCCTGTGTGTTGCCCCATCCCACGACCGCCCCATGTTTTCCATGCAGTCCAGCCTGAGGTCTGGTGTCCCCTACCTACGCATGTACAGCTCATCATTCTCCTCTGCAGATGAGATTATAGCTGCTAGTCAAGCACAGCCTGCTGAGTCAAGACctcaggaagaagaggaggaggaagatgaggaggaagaagagaaggttgaagaggaagaagaggagaaggtAGACGAGGAAGCAAAGGAAGAGGAGGTAGAAGAAGAGCAAAAAGCAGAAGGTCAGTATTGTCCAGAGTTTTAATTCATGCGCTTTCACATGTTTTTCATGAAGGTTTTGATTTGTCAGGTTCGGTATCTGCAGCGGTTAACAACTAATCACATTGTCTCTACCTACAGGTGACAATGGAGATATGAaggaagaggcagaagaggagactaaagaaaatggagaagatggaggagatgAAAACCAAGAAggtagggatggagaggaggatggagccAATGAAACAGAAGAAGGGCATGAtaagggagaagaggaagaaggcAAAAAGGAAGTAGAAGTGGCAGAGGAAAAAGAGAAGCCAAAGGACAAAAATATTTAAATCAAGATTGTGATGAATGACACATTGATTGTCCCATATCGAGGTGCTCTACAAATAGATCCATCAGTTCAGTACAATCAATCAGGAAACCACTGTATACAGGAGAGGCCTTTATGTTTGTGTGCAAAGAAGCAGTGTGGCTGTACATTGAGTGAAGCAAAGCATGacagtgtatgcatgtgtgtgcaagCAAGGCGATAAATAATAAAAAGCAAATACCTGTATATGAAATACATTAAAATAAATGCAATATGAATGCTCTATGGATGAGAGAAATGAGAAAGAGAATGTGTGGAGTTTTGTGAGCCAATACTGTATTGAATCAGCCTGTGAAATATTTGTTTGAAAAACCTATGTGCATTTCTGTCACCACAATATGCATATAAGAACACCACTGTGTTCAATATACTTGATTTTAAATCCCTTGATTTTAAATGCCTTAGACAAAATATTCTGAGTGGGATCCATTATGTACAATACTGAACACAAATAAAGATTTGAAACATGTTCATCTGAATAAATTAATCTCTGGTATTATTGCACTATTGAATTCACTCATGAAGTTTCTACTCATTTTCATGACTGACCAGATGAGTCAGCAATAAGAGTTTGGAGTGTATAGATAATATCATTAGTGATTCAGGGTGTTCTTTTAGAGTACAAGGACAGTGTATTAGAATAACTGTTTCCTTTTTAGGTTTGTTGATAGATTATGTAATTCCTCCATAATGTACCTACTACCTGTACAGTATGTGTCATGAGAGACACCCTCTTAGATGGCCCTTTGACAAACACTGAACAAACTTTGAAATTGCTGATAGTTTCCCCACCTTGGTAGATTTTAAAACGATAAAGAACAGCTGAGaagtaaatacattttttattttattttttcaaatcGACTGGAAATCAATGATTGAGAGAACTTTCACATACATCAACTCACATTTAAGATATTGTTAACATTATTCCTCTGGGTGTTCTTCTGTTCTTCTATAAATACATTGAACCGTCTTCAGTAGAGAACatgaaccctgtgtgtgtgtgtgtgtgtgtgtctcataagTCAGAAGGTCCTCTCTGTCCCATTATCCCCATTGTGTGATCAGTGAGCTGACATCAGTGTTTTTCCTGCTGGGTCACTCTCCTTCCCATCACTGGCCATAAATCAGAACCTTTATGATTCAGTTAGCTTGCTGCTGCACCAAAGGATCTGGCCAAATGTCTACCGATGGAGGACGCCAGCAGAAAGCAATTCCATTAGAGAAACACAAGAGGAAAGTTTCACATTAAACCTTGACAGAGGACGGTCTGTTTTATTCAAGACACTCTTTTTGCACCACACTGGTGGCGGAAATGCACAGCCATTCATACACATACAGGAACGTTGCATACATACTGTGGGCTATGTGTGACTTGTTGCTATTCATATCAAGTTGAATTTTGTGGATGTGTATCCCCAACAAGGAGAACACTTGTTCTTTCAAGGATATTAGTTTTActtgacagggacacagagagaaTGTCTTAATTACTGCAGTGGCTATAAATCTTCTGAGTGTTTGGCTGAAGTTTCCCGTAAATGGCATAACTCACACTATATACACCAATGTAGGGTAACAATTGGACTACAGATGCTGCAGGGCTCTGAAAATGTAACTTGGCAGTAGAATTGAGGAAAAACACCTTCAACAAACACTACATTATAGTCACATATATTATTAGAAAGCCAACGCCCCaaactctgcagctgccacctccctcttttccccctctctatTTTCCCTGTCCTCAGCTTACCCCATCCTCTGCagctcctccctccatccctccctttttTCCTCCTACAAAAGAGAGGGTTTAGCAAGGAGTGAATGAGGAGACTGCATGGGTATCAAACTGATACCAGCACAGATTCTCTATATAAAAAATAACAAGTTGGGCTCAACATGTTGTTTTTTAAACTCTGCCTTCTAAAGGATGAACAGTCCTTTTAAAGCAACAATGGTAGCCACGAGGGTAATGTACCTCAACAAACATAACGAGTCAAAACACCACCTGATTCGCAGTTAGGAAAACAATGTTAATGTCAAAGTGTTGTATTGTGTctatacaaaaaaaatatatatatataataaataaagGAAACAAAAGCCCATTCTACTGTATGTCATACAAAAGGTCTGTAGGTGATATTGTACAATAAAGACAAGTGAAATGTATGTTGCTGGGATCTTATGGACATTCATTGTCAGTCACAAAATGGGCTTGAGAGGACTGTGCATAAGTCTCGCAACTGATCTGCTACCCTCTTGCGGTGCAACAAAGTATTAGGAAAGGGTTGTCCACCACTGCCTCCCCTTGAGACCTCCCAATACTGTAGTCCTTTAATGAAAAACATGGCATTTGGGGTATATGAGAAATAGACAGCATCCAAGTTACCAATACTACAACTTAAAGTATATAACTACAAACCCTCTTATTCCCCCAAAATACCACATTCACCTTACTTGACAAAGCCATTCGCTAACATTAATGTATTTCAATACATGTTGACAAAATTACCGACCTGATGACCTTTAAAGAAAGAGACCAGTCGATGCTGCTGGTGAAATGTTGCTGTGTCCAGTGTTCTTGTGATGCCAGGGAAACCCTGAGAGATCAGCTGTCCATCAGAGTCCTGCAAATCACTGGAGCTCCAGAACTAAGTGCCTGTGAGAAACAAACAGCAGCAGGTTATAATGTTCTTCATTCTTGCATGCTACAATTCAATTTGACAGAAACCATACAGAAATGTCTACATGGCAAGCAATCAGTGTTTAATGATGTAAATTGGAATGAAGCTTAATGTTTCTTGGTCAGGTGATATTATATGATGGTTCACCTTTAAAGGGACAATCTGTAGTTGCTTGTCACGTCttctcccgttgctcccctccggtgctctgattcgccggtctactgagccaccggtctgatcgcaccacctcggcaacacaggaatggaaacccaacgcacaaTAATAatctccagcgcacctgcacctcatcatctcatcaccaccactatatagccctggactgttcagtcattgtgtgtaattgttagcatcgtgtcgtttactcgctcCTTGTTAtgctctttctcattgttaagtaaacctttaccttgttgattcctgtgtctgcgtcctgcctcttcgtatcctcagtactcgtcgcagaattacacacctctcacgaaaatggatgcagcaggtaatcctcctggagtttcccagcgcctcaaccagcagcagcttgcccagttgaacgctgccatgcaggaagtgctccaaactctgcataatctgcccagcgctccggttccacctcagggagtgaCGATGCACCCAGTCCACCTGTTCCTGTGCTATCACCAACTtctgagggacccctcgccctaccggagcgctatgacggtaaaactactaaatgtagcggcttcctgctacatgtttcactttatctggcgcgtcagcctggggcatttccatctgaccaagccaggatagcgctggtgattttgctacttaaaggaaaggtgctggattgggccacggcagtctgggaaagAGGTGCGGCCGCAGCTCTtacctactccaccttcctcgctcggttcagggcggtgtttgatcatcccacggcgGGAAAGGACAGGGGGTGAGCATCTCCTccagctacaacagggagaggggtcagagtacgctctgagctttcgcacggtggcggtgTCTTCTGGCTGGAATGACCATGCTCTACTCCACGGCCTTTAGGAGAGGCTTAtgggaggacatcaagacggaactctcatgtcgggacgacgagatggaccttgataccctcatcgccacgtcatccatcttgacgacatgttgagagacagacggcgttcccaacacctcccggagcctcaacgctcaccccatctgagctatggaagctgcCCTGCCTCCaggtcctcacccatggaggtgggcagcaccccctacaccaccacggaccccAGATCTCCTGGGGGCTCCtaatctaggcggtatgactcctgtcgccgctccgtgagtgttacatcatctcctatcacaaaaccattgtttttagttcccatgtgactgcatttgggttcttatccagttaaatcgtaacagtatgatctgaccacaTAACCCAGCAGGctagtagctcggataccaccccagagtgcactaaAATTTGGACTGCCACAGCCCAATCAGGGCATTtgtacttggccaacatgataccctgtttaaggcgattgctgaggacagtcaggtgctgcttaatcaggttcaattgctcaccaatcaagtgtctgcccttactaccccttcagcccagatcagagagccttttgattcctgctccagagcgctatggtcgggaacatgggaacctgtggcgatttttgatcaatgctcgttagtgtttttgaaaacagcccctcacctacgcctccagaaaagagcccgtattgcctttACCTTATTAACTCtcactagcggttccgctcgtgcctgagGATCCGGCGGT
The sequence above is a segment of the Coregonus clupeaformis isolate EN_2021a chromosome 16, ASM2061545v1, whole genome shotgun sequence genome. Coding sequences within it:
- the LOC121584163 gene encoding neurofilament light polypeptide, with product MSSIGYDPYFPSSSHKRRVMLRSGEYGGSAGGMASRSVYSSHSAPLSYHGSSRLHYPTYNRSSSMLLSAPRSAATAELDISQAVQVSTEFKAVRTQEKAQLQELNDRFASFIERVHELEQQNQVLDAELLILRQRHGEPSHLRSLYEHEIRQLRAAVEEARDEKQAAQNHRDQMEEMLQSLQGRYEEEIVSREEMEGHLMDARKGADEAALGRVEREKRTETLLDELAFLKRLHEGEIAELQAQVQYNAQVSVEMEVAKPDLSAALRDIRVQYEKLAHRNLQSAEEWFRSKVSVMTEGTARNTDNVRNAKEEAGEYRRLIQTRNLEIEACRGMNQSLENQLQEVEEKQSAEIAALQESIGQLEDELRTTKNEMARYLKDYQDLLNVKMALDIEIAAYRKLLEGEENRFSAVGPGAMSSVYSQSLCVAPSHDRPMFSMQSSLRSGVPYLRMYSSSFSSADEIIAASQAQPAESRPQEEEEEEDEEEEEKVEEEEEEKVDEEAKEEEVEEEQKAEGDNGDMKEEAEEETKENGEDGGDENQEGRDGEEDGANETEEGHDKGEEEEGKKEVEVAEEKEKPKDKNI